From Vreelandella neptunia, the proteins below share one genomic window:
- a CDS encoding ABC transporter ATP-binding protein has protein sequence MSAHAEAITESHNSTPRQNEESADSLLQIRDLKKRFSLSGDFLDQLRFKGGKLVRHQEHVHAINGVNLDIKRGEALCVVGESGCGKSTVARTVMGLLTPTEGEIRYDGKRIDNLSSRQLLPYRKRMQMIFQNPYASLNPRMTIQQTLEEPLRLHHPDWKRPQILQKVEEVMRSVGIDPDWGKRFGHEFSGGQRQRIAIARALAVDPEFIVADEPISALDVSIQAQVLNLLMEAQQERNLTYLFITHDLAVVEHFGTRVAVMYLGTVCEVATTATLFEKPRHPYTQALLSAIPRLKDDRPQHIRLTGEVPTPVNLPSGCVFHGRCPHANARCKQEIPVLQTQDDGTRVACHAVEEGRL, from the coding sequence ATGAGTGCGCACGCTGAGGCCATAACGGAAAGCCATAATTCTACTCCCCGTCAGAACGAAGAGAGCGCTGATTCGCTGCTGCAGATTCGCGACTTGAAAAAACGCTTCTCGCTCTCTGGAGATTTCCTCGATCAGCTGCGCTTCAAGGGCGGCAAGCTGGTTCGCCACCAAGAGCACGTGCATGCCATTAATGGTGTGAATCTGGATATCAAGCGCGGCGAAGCCCTGTGCGTGGTTGGCGAGTCCGGCTGCGGTAAGTCCACAGTGGCGCGTACCGTCATGGGGCTACTGACCCCAACAGAGGGTGAAATTCGCTACGACGGCAAGCGCATCGATAACTTAAGCTCGCGCCAACTGCTGCCGTATCGCAAGCGGATGCAGATGATTTTCCAGAACCCTTATGCGTCGCTCAACCCACGCATGACCATTCAGCAAACACTTGAAGAGCCGCTACGCCTGCACCACCCTGACTGGAAACGGCCGCAGATTCTCCAAAAAGTTGAAGAGGTAATGCGTTCGGTGGGCATCGACCCCGACTGGGGCAAGCGCTTTGGTCACGAATTCTCAGGCGGTCAGCGTCAGCGTATCGCCATTGCCCGCGCTTTGGCCGTCGACCCTGAGTTTATCGTTGCCGATGAGCCTATTTCTGCGCTGGATGTCTCGATTCAAGCCCAGGTACTCAACCTGCTGATGGAAGCACAGCAAGAGCGCAATCTGACCTACCTGTTCATTACCCACGACCTAGCCGTCGTGGAGCATTTTGGCACCCGTGTAGCGGTGATGTACTTAGGCACGGTGTGTGAAGTTGCCACCACCGCGACACTGTTCGAGAAGCCCCGCCACCCCTATACCCAGGCGCTGCTCTCGGCGATTCCACGCTTGAAGGATGACCGGCCCCAGCATATCCGTCTCACCGGCGAAGTACCGACCCCGGTTAACCTGCCTAGCGGCTGCGTGTTTCATGGCCGCTGCCCGCATGCCAATGCGCGCTGTAAGCAAGAAATTCCCGTGCTGCAAACACAGGATGACGGAACCCGTGTGGCGTGCCACGCTGTTGAGGAGGGGCGCCTATGA
- a CDS encoding ABC transporter ATP-binding protein, which produces MALLEVNNLDVRFALRQGEVHALRDICFSLERGERLGIVGESGAGKSVAAFSLLNLIAKPGFIAGGTVTFDGQVLNRMSERGLRKVRGNRVSMIFQDPMMTLNPVLSIGEQMVECLKAHRRISSKEARAIALDKLQQVQIPSPETRLDQYPHELSGGMRQRIIIAIALLLDPDIIIADEPTTALDVTIQAEIMALLLDLCEQHNVGLILITHDLGVVSQVTQRMLVMYAGRVIEQGPTREIINDPQHPYTQGLINALPQMATPGEKLNQIRGSMPSLSNLPSGCAFHPRCDFINRADGQPRPACTQQVPEFVESGNCRVACHMVAEMLEDRRLKEETS; this is translated from the coding sequence ATGGCACTACTTGAAGTCAACAACCTCGATGTACGCTTTGCGCTGCGCCAGGGCGAAGTACACGCCCTGCGCGATATCTGTTTCAGCCTTGAGCGCGGTGAGCGCCTGGGTATTGTCGGTGAGTCCGGCGCAGGCAAATCGGTTGCCGCGTTTTCGCTGCTCAACTTGATTGCCAAACCGGGCTTTATCGCCGGCGGCACGGTGACGTTTGACGGTCAGGTGCTTAACCGCATGTCTGAGCGCGGCCTGCGTAAGGTACGTGGCAACCGCGTCTCGATGATCTTCCAAGACCCAATGATGACGCTGAACCCGGTGCTCTCCATTGGCGAGCAGATGGTCGAGTGCTTAAAAGCGCACCGGCGTATCTCCTCCAAAGAGGCTCGTGCGATCGCCCTGGACAAACTCCAGCAGGTGCAAATCCCTTCACCTGAAACGCGTCTGGATCAGTACCCTCACGAGCTTTCAGGCGGTATGCGCCAGCGGATTATTATCGCCATTGCGCTGCTCCTCGACCCGGATATTATCATTGCCGATGAGCCCACTACGGCGCTTGATGTGACCATTCAGGCCGAGATCATGGCGCTGCTGCTTGACCTCTGCGAGCAGCACAATGTGGGGCTTATTCTGATCACCCACGACCTGGGCGTGGTCAGCCAGGTCACCCAGCGCATGCTGGTCATGTACGCTGGCCGAGTCATTGAGCAAGGGCCAACGCGGGAGATTATCAACGACCCGCAGCATCCTTACACCCAGGGGTTGATCAACGCCCTGCCGCAGATGGCAACGCCGGGTGAAAAGCTCAATCAGATTCGCGGCAGCATGCCGTCACTCTCTAACCTGCCCAGCGGCTGCGCGTTTCATCCGCGCTGCGATTTTATCAATCGTGCCGATGGCCAGCCCCGCCCGGCCTGTACGCAGCAGGTGCCTGAATTTGTCGAATCCGGCAACTGCCGTGTGGCGTGTCATATGGTGGCTGAAATGCTCGAAGATCGCCGTTTGAAGGAGGAAACCTCATGA
- a CDS encoding LysR family transcriptional regulator: protein MEIRWLEDFIALARTRHFSRAADDQNVTQPTFSRRIKLLEEEMGVTLINRQTLPLSLTPAGEEFLTLCEQVTDRVRLTRDRVREINAGQQRRIMVAAPQSLLPHFFPEWLSATGWQDRVQPYLRATGWVANDYFQALARAECDLAICYWPIGRCDLEIDTSACNYRVIGHERLIPVTGLTPEGEPRALLPGSRHQPLPWLAYPKRGLLGSAVKAHLARLPQTTYLTAQSENLYAAGIKELVLLGYGMSWLPERNVAAELAQGTLVRAGDSRWDVPMELRLYRHQNHRHAELDSLWSELAPPRV from the coding sequence ATGGAAATTCGCTGGCTAGAAGACTTTATCGCCCTGGCCAGAACGCGGCACTTCTCACGCGCAGCAGATGATCAAAACGTTACCCAGCCCACCTTCTCCCGGCGGATAAAACTGCTCGAGGAGGAGATGGGCGTAACGCTGATTAATCGCCAAACGCTGCCACTTTCGCTCACCCCGGCCGGGGAGGAGTTTCTGACCCTGTGCGAACAGGTAACCGACCGGGTGCGGCTGACCCGTGACCGGGTGCGCGAAATTAACGCTGGCCAGCAGCGGCGCATCATGGTCGCAGCACCGCAAAGCCTGTTGCCGCACTTCTTTCCGGAGTGGCTATCGGCGACAGGGTGGCAAGATCGCGTACAGCCCTATTTGCGGGCGACCGGCTGGGTGGCCAATGACTACTTTCAAGCCTTGGCGCGTGCCGAGTGCGACCTGGCTATCTGTTACTGGCCGATTGGGCGCTGCGATCTGGAGATCGACACCAGCGCCTGTAATTATCGTGTGATTGGTCATGAAAGGCTGATTCCAGTGACTGGGTTAACCCCAGAGGGAGAACCACGCGCCCTGCTGCCTGGGTCACGCCATCAACCACTGCCGTGGCTTGCCTACCCCAAGCGTGGGTTGTTGGGGTCTGCGGTGAAAGCACACCTAGCCAGGCTCCCCCAAACCACCTATTTAACCGCGCAGAGTGAAAATCTCTACGCGGCGGGTATTAAAGAGCTGGTGCTACTTGGCTACGGCATGAGCTGGCTGCCAGAGCGCAACGTCGCAGCAGAGCTTGCTCAAGGCACGCTGGTAAGAGCGGGCGATAGTCGCTGGGATGTGCCTATGGAGCTACGGCTATACCGTCATCAAAATCATCGCCACGCGGAGCTGGATAGCCTCTGGAGCGAACTTGCGCCGCCCCGTGTATGA